In the genome of Arachis stenosperma cultivar V10309 chromosome 2, arast.V10309.gnm1.PFL2, whole genome shotgun sequence, the window CATTTCGAATTCTAACTCTCCACAACTCTCGATCGTCAACTGTTGTAGTGATGGGGGAATAGCACTCACTGGAAACCATATGTGGGAGGAACAATCTGAGATGCATAAAGAAGTGAGGCAACTCAGTTGTGTGTTGGTAATGGCCTCCACCACAGACCCCACTAGATGCTTTCCTGAAATTGAGTGGTAATCGCAGGACCGCTTGGAACACAACAACTCAGCTGTGCAATTCCTAATCTCAAGTGATTGCAAAGATGGAAGATGATTTGGCAAATTTCCTCTCAACATCGGACAATTCCATATGGTAAGCTCCCTAAGTCGAGGAAATGCATTCAACTCCAATGAACGCCACTCCTTCCAGCAAGGCATTGACGAAAACCTAAGAGTTTCAAGCATTGGGAATGGTGGTGTCTCCAAACAAGATTCACTCTTCTGGTAAAAGTAAAACTCAGCACCCACAGTTGCCAGACTTTCAAAATCTGAAATTTGAAGGTGCTTCAAAGAGGGCAACTGTCCAAGTGAAGGAAGCATACAGCAACTCTTGCAACGATCCAGTTTTATTGTGGTGATGTTGTGGTAGGAAGAATGTCCCACCCATTCTGGAAATCTTGTACCCCCGTAACCCTCGATCAGTAACTCTTTCAAATTAGTGTGAGGTCGTAACTTGTCAAGTATATCTCTTTCCATTTCAGAATCAACTGTATTCTCTCTACGCCACCACGACCAACCCAACATCATAGAATCAATGCCGTCCTTATCAGACATTCTTGCCATCAAAGCTTCACTGCCGTTCACCACATTCTCCAATTCGGCAATGGAAATTGATTGCTGTAGATTTACAAGTGCTCCCAATTCTGTGACCTTGTTCTCTTCACGCTTCCCAACAACATAGTCGCTTAAAAACTGCAAGTTTTTCAACTTGCTCATGCCTTTCGGCATCTCATGCAAAGGAGTACCTCTAATATCAAGATGGCGCAAATTTACAAGGTCTTTCATGCCAACAGGTAGCATTTTCAGCTTTCTACAGCCAAGCAACTTCAAGGTCTGCAAGTTGTACAGGTTACTCAACGACTCCGGCAATGCCACGATGTCCGTCCAAGAGAGATCCAAGTAACGAAGATGAATCAACTCACCTATTGAATCAGGTAGTGACTCAAGAGAAAACGTTTTGAACGACAAAGCTCTCAGGTACTTCAACTGTGACAACATGATACAAGGTGCATTTTCCATATTAAATGGAATATTCTCGTACAAATTGATTTCAAGAAATGTCCTTGTATGTTTTAGTCTATCACAAACTCCCAAAAGATTTGACATTGGATAATTGCCTTTGGCGTTATGTGACAAATGACGAGCTTTAATATCAACCTCAACTGCATTCCGAAGCTCTTCAGCTCTGAAATAGAATTCTCCAGCACATGTCATTGCTAAATCATGAACAAGATCATGCATCACAAATTTATTTTCCACGGTACTATGAGGTTGCAAAAATGATCTCGCAATTAATTCATCAAAATATTCACCACCAACTTCTTCCATAGTCTTTTTTTCTACTGGTTGCAAAAAATTCTCTGCCATCCATAACAGCATCAATTCATCCTTGCTAAATTCATAGTCCTTGGGATACAAGGAACAATAAACAAAGCACTGCTTCAAATATGAAGGAAGAAAATAATAACTTATCCTTAACGCTGGAACAACATTTATTCTGTCATTGGATAGTTCCCAGATTTCACTCTTCAGTAGATGATTCCAATATCTGATATCAGAATTTCCACGCAATATGCCTCCAAGGGTTTGAGCTGCCAAGGGCAATCCATCACATTTCTTTACGATATCTCTGCCGATTTCTTCCAGGGTTGGATTCTCCATAGAAACAGTTGACAGACGTGCATGCTTTGCAAACACCAACCAACAATCTTCATCGGACAATGATCTTAGTTCATGAGGTGAAACAGTCTGCACTAAAGAAGCCACATTTTTGTTTCTAGTAGTTATGAGAATTTTACTTCCCTTAACCCctttttgaaaaggttttagAAGCTTATCCCAATCACTATAATTTTCATTCCATACGTCGTCCAAGACAATGAAGAACTTTTGCCTCGACAACTTTTTCTTTAAATCAAGCTGAAGTAAATTCAAATCTGTCAAGTTACAAGAACTTGAAGTTATTGCCTCGATTACTGTCTTGGTGACCTTGACAACATCAAACTCTTCTGACACACAAACCCAACCTCGAAAATCAAAATTCTCCTTCACTTTATCATCGTGGTAAAGCAATTGGGCCAAAGTAGTCTTTCCTATTCCTCCCATGCCCACAATGGGAATGACAGATAAATCACCATCAGCAGCATCTTCATCATCCAACAACAGTTTCAGTATGGCCTCCTTGTCTTCTTTCCTGCCACATATCTCCGATGGTTCAACAAGACATGTGGATGGAATTCTCCATGACATGTCCACCTTGGCACTCTCCTTCAGACGAAGATAATTTTTGCGTCTTACAGCAGACTCTAGTGTGCCAACTATTTTTTCTATGTCACCGGTATCTTCAATATACGAATCAACAAGGCGAGACCCAGAGGAAGAGTTACCTGGATCCCTTTGAGTGGCAGCAATAGCGGCTTTAGTGGAAAGTTCGTCGAGCAAGTCATCAGCCATAAAGAGAGCATCTTGAAGATCAACAAGCCACTTCTTCACTTTCTTGTCAGTGAACTGCTTCAGCTCAGCATCATCGAGAACAGGTCCAACATCATACAGACAATTCTGCAACCTTCCAAGCAAGTTGTTCCTTTCGAGGAAAGAGTCGTCTTCTTCAAGTATTGAAGTCAGGTTGTCCAAAACAGCATCAACAAAGGGAGAGAGGTAAGCTCCACCATAAAGTTTTTCAGCCATGGTTGAATCTCAAGTGAATCAGATCAGATGGGATCAGAACAAAGAAAGAAAGTCAACGGATGAGGGAAGTGTTTGCTTTGTGTGGTAGGTGAAGTTGATTTGACGAGGTTTATGGTCTTCGGACGAAATGATGGGATGGTGTTATGGAAGATAAACAATTGGTTTATGGTGAGTGTGCTAATCACATGCTTAAGAAAGGAATCTATGTAACTCTCCATGAATTATGATACTGTATGCTGCCTTCCCATggcttcttatttttttattggacAAACTTTGTTGTtatattaatttagtaatttaagAACAAGCTGTAACGCATTACCAATTTGCAAACTAAAAAAAACTAGCTGTTGTTCCAATTTATCACACTCACTGGTCACTAGATGATATAATTAGAGTCAGTTAAAACTTAACTCACTGaattttatttagctttttcaatttttattatctcTAAGTAATTTACATGATAGAATTTCTCTTCATGtattctttctctttttgtCAACAGATTTAAAAGACTATATCAAATATCAATGATTCTACTGTATTATTAGAAAGGAACAGAGCAATAATGACTTTTAAATATGCATGCAGATAGTATTTTTGGTAATTAAAATGATTGCTATCTAATACTATCTTATTGTCTTAAATCTTATTTGTCACTTATTTGtcactttttcttttatgtAAATTATGGTAAGACAAAGCGTTTTATTATTTACatgtaaataattttattctaGGAAGATTtacataaaagaaaagaaagaaaaatatataaccCGTTTTCCTTTAGCTGACAAAAGTATTCTCAGACTAGAAGTGAGCTTGGTGGAGGCGAAGAAATGATGGAGAAGAGTGGggatgtgagtagaagaagcagagagaaagagagagaagcaGAGGGAGTATGAAGACAGAGCCTTTTGGGAGAAATTAGAAGAGTGAAACCCTTCATTCTCTTCTCCCTTCACATTTTCTGTATATaaacattcatcatatgcacaCCCATTTACAATGCAATGGTTATGTGGCAGTGTATGTTGATGGCTCTCGATAAGGTTTTGAACTAGTTCAATTTGTTCATAGGCACCAAACAGTATCCCATTAACTAagcaaaaataaatttatctgCAAAACTTTAGTTCATGTGTCTGAGATTTATTATCAAAtggtaaattatattttttccaTTAATTAATTTGGATGTCACGACTCATGCAATCAATTTTTCTTAGAACAATAAGAATGACTGTAATACAATATGAAAATGGTGAATATCATGATGACAATTGTCACGCCCGACCCGAACATGACTGGCGCTTAGGAAATTCATTCCCAGCAAGCCTCAGAAACAGATCtcacagaaaaaaaaatcaaatacaatTCGCTAAATACTATCAACACATACTCAGATATTAGATTTAACTCAAATTCAAGAAATTCTAATAATCAACACATACTCACATACAATTTGCTAAGTACAAGAAATTCTAGTTTAAGGTTTACAACAAAAtacaatctaataattccataTAACTTTCAAGTTGGTAGAACTATATATACAGATGTTTACAAAACAATCCATCTCAAATCAATATGGTTAGACCTTCCTATGACGCGTGGAACACTTTACAAAGATTTATCAAGATATATACACAATACATCATGCCCTTGAACAATAAAAGCTCACCAACTCAAGAAAAAACTAGAATGAATCTGATGGAACAAAATTAGGATCAAGGttctattttgaaaaaaaaaaagaaagaacagCAGAATGAGTTTTGCAACTCAGTAGTAAACAAAGCATCCATAGCCTACACGAGACAATGGTACAACTATAACGCACTTGACTAAAGTAAATCTATTATAGTATTAGtgaataaaatatattcaaaCACATAAATAAATCCACTATAATAATAGGGATAGAAATATATTCCAACGCacagataattaattttagatgtCAAATATTCAagcttttaatattttttttatgtaaaaataagCAAAAGGTTATCTAATCCAAAAAAATTCTCAGAACAATAGATGGAAATCACACTTAAAAGCTTTTCTTTTTGTGAATTCTGAAAAAGACATGTTCCACTGATTTTGTAGTCATGAGGCAGACAGTACCATTTCATCTCATATGGTCCTGAAAATGTAATTATATTCGATCAAGGTGCACCAAATCTTGCGCCTACTGTCGCTAGTTGCAGTTTCTATCACAAAACCTTCTAAAACCTCTCTTATacatacaaaatataattaGGCTATGAGTCGTCAACAATTTAAAAGTGCAGCATCAAtcaagtacatatatatatatatataacaatctAAAACTTCATCCAAAATTCAATTACATCAGAAAATATTTACTGTAACTAAACATTTCATTGGCAAATTCGATTAGtttcaaaacaaaatattatgTCTCATGTGAGAAGTTTattctataaaaataacaattataatattgttctaataattaattattcaagTAATTAGTTTTCGACTTAACCTTTATAATTATAAGAACTATATGATATTAGAATCTAATTACATATACAGAGTTTACTCACAATTTGGTCCCAAAGAACCAAAGAAATCGAATCCGGAGTGCCAAATTAAAGGTTGAAATTCCGCGGTTGTTGTCGGGGTTTTATGGCGACAACACTAAACAAAGAAAGCAACGATCATGATAGAAGGCGACGAAAGCAGCAAGGTAGTGTTGGACATTAATGGCTCCACCAGCGGTCTGCAGTTTGGCGGCGAGCTCCAGTTCCGGGAAACCAGAGCGTGACAGTGACGGAGCAAAGCAGGAGCAGCTCCGACGAGCCTCCTCCCTTCAACCCAACGGCAACACAGCTCTAGTTGGCACCAGTGGCAGCCTCCTTCCACGGCAATGGCAGCAGAGGCGTCAACAGTGGTGGCCGTTGCTTCCTCCTCCTCGAGCTCCGGTGAGACTAGACATCGAGCTCACCCCCTCTCTCCCTTCGTagctttctctctctctctctatgcTGACGGCAACGGCAACACTCAACCCGCCGGTGTCATCCCCACTTCatcctctctttttttttcttttttctttctttctcctcCTCTGTTCTCCGTctcattctcttctcttttcgtTTCTTTTCCGAGTGTGTGGCGGGAGAGAGAGGGGTTTGTGCGCGTGTGGATAGGGTTCAGAGAAGGGAGAAAAATATCATGGAGTGGGTTCCACCATttaatttacttatttattatttattattattatgattttttttttagttattacaGCAATGAAGGTGCATTTCCTGTATTCTTGTAGCGCTTCCTTGCAAGCTGGAGCTGCTGGACCAAGACAGCCATGAGCCATGTCCAAGAACACTTGGTGAAGCTTATTGAGACTCCTCTCTATATTAATCACTGTCTTATGCCTCTCTTCAATCTCTTTGATTGTGTCCATGATTGTTGTTCTCCCTtctttctcaaattctttctgCAACAAAGTTTAACCTTCCCAGTACATTTAAGTTATCAAATTGTTTCTATTCCAATATCATAATAACCAAATAGTGAAACAATTTTCATTCGAGCTTCCTAATAATGATTACATGGACCAACTTGCTTCTTCCACTAATAGGCAACAACAATTCTTGGATAAAGGACCTACAACACAATTTACCATCTTTCCAGGTacttgtt includes:
- the LOC130960723 gene encoding uncharacterized protein LOC130960723 isoform X1 yields the protein MAAEASTVVAVASSSSSSGETRHRAHPLSPFVAFSLSLYADGNGNTQPAGVIPTSSSLFFSFFFLSPPLFSVSFSSLFVSFPSVWREREGFVRVWIGFREGRKISWTLPCKLELLDQDSHEPCPRTLGNNNSWIKDLQHNLPSFQKIAKFQVKHRSLKQHYLCSHQLLTLGTLLSLDSLSL
- the LOC130960723 gene encoding uncharacterized protein LOC130960723 isoform X2; its protein translation is MAAEASTVVAVASSSSSSGETRHRAHPLSPFVAFSLSLYADGNGNTQPAGVIPTSSSLFFSFFFLSPPLFSVSFSSLFVSFPSVWREREGFVRVWIGFREGRKISWTLPCKLELLDQDSHEPCPRTLGNNNSWIKDLQHNLPSFQIAKFQVKHRSLKQHYLCSHQLLTLGTLLSLDSLSL
- the LOC130961430 gene encoding putative disease resistance RPP13-like protein 1, producing the protein MAEKLYGGAYLSPFVDAVLDNLTSILEEDDSFLERNNLLGRLQNCLYDVGPVLDDAELKQFTDKKVKKWLVDLQDALFMADDLLDELSTKAAIAATQRDPGNSSSGSRLVDSYIEDTGDIEKIVGTLESAVRRKNYLRLKESAKVDMSWRIPSTCLVEPSEICGRKEDKEAILKLLLDDEDAADGDLSVIPIVGMGGIGKTTLAQLLYHDDKVKENFDFRGWVCVSEEFDVVKVTKTVIEAITSSSCNLTDLNLLQLDLKKKLSRQKFFIVLDDVWNENYSDWDKLLKPFQKGVKGSKILITTRNKNVASLVQTVSPHELRSLSDEDCWLVFAKHARLSTVSMENPTLEEIGRDIVKKCDGLPLAAQTLGGILRGNSDIRYWNHLLKSEIWELSNDRINVVPALRISYYFLPSYLKQCFVYCSLYPKDYEFSKDELMLLWMAENFLQPVEKKTMEEVGGEYFDELIARSFLQPHSTVENKFVMHDLVHDLAMTCAGEFYFRAEELRNAVEVDIKARHLSHNAKGNYPMSNLLGVCDRLKHTRTFLEINLYENIPFNMENAPCIMLSQLKYLRALSFKTFSLESLPDSIGELIHLRYLDLSWTDIVALPESLSNLYNLQTLKLLGCRKLKMLPVGMKDLVNLRHLDIRGTPLHEMPKGMSKLKNLQFLSDYVVGKREENKVTELGALVNLQQSISIAELENVVNGSEALMARMSDKDGIDSMMLGWSWWRRENTVDSEMERDILDKLRPHTNLKELLIEGYGGTRFPEWVGHSSYHNITTIKLDRCKSCCMLPSLGQLPSLKHLQISDFESLATVGAEFYFYQKSESCLETPPFPMLETLRFSSMPCWKEWRSLELNAFPRLRELTIWNCPMLRGNLPNHLPSLQSLEIRNCTAELLCSKRSCDYHSISGKHLVGSVVEAITNTQLSCLTSLCISDCSSHIWFPVSAIPPSLQQLTIESCGELEFEMDGQHHSLQKLSIQNSCDSLTSFTLLDAFPNLVSVRITGSEKMESLVVSRSLPCLRSLYIYYCGSLKSVSTLWMAAPQLEYLSLAGCPEVVDLCPTGDGDPHRSLRSLEISYSEKLVSSAAFMNSQFHGLTHLTIYDEYGESVKSLPKEGWLPASLESLTLDGIESVETLECKGLAHLTSLQYLTIAECRKLKNMEGEKLPASLIQLMIWGSPLLGKRCQMKDPQLWPKISHIPAIQVDNRWI
- the LOC130960723 gene encoding uncharacterized protein LOC130960723 isoform X3: MAAEASTVVAVASSSSSSALPCKLELLDQDSHEPCPRTLGNNNSWIKDLQHNLPSFQKIAKFQVKHRSLKQHYLCSHQLLTLGTLLSLDSLSL